CTGGGCGCCAAGAATGCCGCCGCCTTTGACATTTCCGCCGCCTGCTCCGGCTTCCTGTTCGCCATGAAGACCGCCGTCCAGTACATCGGCACCGGCCAGATGAAGACGGCGCTCATCATCGCCGCGGAAAAACTTTCCACCGTCGTCAACTGGGAGGACCGCAGCACCTGCGTCCTGTTCGGGGACGGCGCCGGGGCAGCCGTGCTCCAGGCCTCCACAGGGGAAGAGGGGGAAGGCTCCGTCCTTGCCACGGATATCGGTTCGGACGGCTCCCTGCATGACCTGCTCCAGATTCCGGGCGGCGGCTCCCGCTGCCCCACCACTGCGGAAAACGCCCATGAACGCCTGGCCACCCTGGCCATGCGCGGCAATGAGACTTTCCGCCATGCCGTCACGCGCATGAAAGCCTCCGCCGCCAGCGTCATTGAACGCGCCGGCCTCACGGCGGACGATATTCAGCTGATTATTCCCCACCAGGCCAATCTCCGCATCATTAACGCCGTAGCGCAGCGCCTCTCCATTCCTGAAGATAAGGTGTTCGTGAACATTGAGAAGTACGGCAACACGTCCGCGGCCGCCGTCGCCATCGCCTTTGACGAAGCGCGCCGTTCCGGCAGATTCGGCAAGGGAGACAATGTCGTCCTGGTCACGTTCGGCGCCGGGCTTACCTGGTCCGCCGCCGTTATCCGCTGGTAATATTCTTTTTCATACTCCCCCATCATCATGACCACTGAACCATACGGCAAAAAAAATCCGTTTCCCGCTCCCGTCCTCTCCGTCAAGCACATCACCGGAGAAGGCAGTCCCAAGGAAACCATCCACATTGAATACAGCCTGGACGGTTCCGGGATGAATTACATTGCCGGGGATGCCCTGGCCGTCATTCCCTCCAATGATCCGGCCCTGGCGGACGCTCTGATTGACAAGCTCGGCCTCAGCCCAGATTCCCAGGTTCCCACGCCGGAAGGGGAAACTGCAAGCCTGAAGGACGCCCTGGTTCACTGCTATGACATTACCAATGTCAACAAAGCCCTGCTGACCAAATGGGCCGCCGCTTCCGGCAGCCAGGAGCTGGACGCGCTTCTGGCCGGGGATAAAGACGCCCTCAACGATTTCCTGTGGGGCCGGGACATGCTGGATCTGGCCACGGAATACCCCGCTTCCTTCGAATCCGCGGAGGCTTTCACCGGCATTCTGAAAAAGATCATGCCGCGCCTTTATTCCATCGCCTCCAGCCCGAACGCCCATCCCGAACAGGTTCATCTGTGCGTGGGCGCGGTGCGTTACACGGCCCGTGACCGCAAGCGCGGCGGCGTCTGCTCCACCTACATGGCGGACCGCCTCCAGCCGGGCCATACGGCCAGGGTATTCGTACATACCAACAAAAATTTCCGTCTGCCGGAAGACGGGGACACTCCCATCATCATGGTAGGCCCCGGCACCGGCATCGCCCCCTTCCGGGCATTCTGGGAGGAACGCATCGCTTCCGGCGCCAAGGGCGGCAACTGGCTGTTCTTCGGCAATCCGTACAGGGCTACTGACTTCTGTTATGAAGATGAGCTGACCCAATTGACCGGCACCGGTAAACTGAAGTTGTCCGTGGCCTGGTCCCGCGACCAGGAAAAGAAGGTGTATGTGCAGCACCTCATGGTTCAGGAAGGCGAAGAGCTCTGGAAATGGTTGGAAGCCGGCGCCTGCTTCTATGTCTGCGGAGACGCCTCCCGCATGGCGAAGGATGTAGATGCCGCCCTTCATGAAGTGATCCAGACCTGGGGCCATAAGACTCCGGAGGAAGCCGCGGAATATGTGGCGGACATGAAGCAGCACCGCCGTTACCAGCGGGACGTGTACTAATATCCGAGACAACGCCCCTAATTTTGCTACCGCGCCTTTCCATCATTTTTGGGAAGGCGCTTTTTCTTTTTCCAGAGAA
This region of Akkermansia muciniphila genomic DNA includes:
- a CDS encoding beta-ketoacyl-ACP synthase III; the encoded protein is MAAHSDTPFKRLPVKIIGTGSYVPERRLTNADLEKMVDTSHEWIIERTGIVERRIAAPDEYTSHMGTKAAQRALESCGLKPEDIDLIIVATITPDTFTPSTSCYIQDALGAKNAAAFDISAACSGFLFAMKTAVQYIGTGQMKTALIIAAEKLSTVVNWEDRSTCVLFGDGAGAAVLQASTGEEGEGSVLATDIGSDGSLHDLLQIPGGGSRCPTTAENAHERLATLAMRGNETFRHAVTRMKASAASVIERAGLTADDIQLIIPHQANLRIINAVAQRLSIPEDKVFVNIEKYGNTSAAAVAIAFDEARRSGRFGKGDNVVLVTFGAGLTWSAAVIRW
- a CDS encoding sulfite reductase subunit alpha, whose translation is MTTEPYGKKNPFPAPVLSVKHITGEGSPKETIHIEYSLDGSGMNYIAGDALAVIPSNDPALADALIDKLGLSPDSQVPTPEGETASLKDALVHCYDITNVNKALLTKWAAASGSQELDALLAGDKDALNDFLWGRDMLDLATEYPASFESAEAFTGILKKIMPRLYSIASSPNAHPEQVHLCVGAVRYTARDRKRGGVCSTYMADRLQPGHTARVFVHTNKNFRLPEDGDTPIIMVGPGTGIAPFRAFWEERIASGAKGGNWLFFGNPYRATDFCYEDELTQLTGTGKLKLSVAWSRDQEKKVYVQHLMVQEGEELWKWLEAGACFYVCGDASRMAKDVDAALHEVIQTWGHKTPEEAAEYVADMKQHRRYQRDVY